One genomic segment of Candidatus Effluviviaceae Genus I sp. includes these proteins:
- a CDS encoding HAD-IA family hydrolase has product MIRGVFFDAGNTVVFPDYDIYRDIAVAAGAGAGVRLDDVVTAEARARTAFERAVAESSNGGVIRYWSVYYTPFYERLGVPADALAGAIERTRAANDEGLGIWKVPVEGLEDTVGALRRRGLAVGIVSNSDGRLERRLGEIGIRDHFDFVIDSAVVGVSKPDPGIFRMALGRAGLGAADVVYVGDYYEVDVVGARAAGMAPVLFDPVGAYGAVDCPVVRRFGDVVPLVDSWMERE; this is encoded by the coding sequence ATGATCAGGGGTGTCTTCTTCGACGCGGGGAACACGGTCGTCTTCCCCGACTACGACATCTACCGGGACATCGCCGTCGCGGCGGGCGCGGGCGCCGGTGTGCGCCTGGACGACGTCGTAACGGCGGAGGCGCGGGCGCGGACGGCGTTCGAGCGCGCCGTCGCCGAGTCCTCGAACGGGGGCGTCATCCGCTACTGGTCGGTGTACTACACCCCGTTCTACGAGCGGCTGGGCGTGCCGGCCGACGCCCTGGCCGGGGCGATCGAGCGGACCCGCGCGGCCAATGACGAGGGGCTCGGCATCTGGAAGGTGCCCGTCGAGGGGCTCGAGGACACCGTCGGCGCGCTCAGGCGCCGCGGGCTCGCGGTCGGGATCGTCTCGAACTCCGATGGGAGGCTGGAGCGGCGCCTCGGCGAGATCGGCATCCGTGACCACTTCGACTTCGTGATCGACTCGGCCGTCGTGGGCGTGAGCAAGCCGGACCCCGGGATCTTCAGGATGGCCCTCGGTCGCGCGGGCCTCGGCGCGGCGGACGTCGTGTACGTCGGCGACTACTACGAGGTGGACGTCGTCGGCGCGCGGGCCGCGGGGATGGCGCCCGTGCTCTTCGATCCCGTCGGCGCATACGGCGCCGTGGACTGCCCGGTCGTGCGGAGGTTCGGGGACGTCGTGCCGCTCGTGGACTCGTGGATGGAACGAGAGTAG